The Solea senegalensis isolate Sse05_10M linkage group LG4, IFAPA_SoseM_1, whole genome shotgun sequence genome includes a region encoding these proteins:
- the mych gene encoding myelocytomatosis oncogene homolog has translation MLQSFAQSQDWLSSEPLLFDDEFCQSLMKDLQSLPTPPQSPPMKSGLGGAKPLSKEDQLSYVSDILLEDHDMQLNWNCDFFRHSAAAEKEGEPSQPCSPLEDGGEDCLWHCLVADKSLEEKLVSSVLGSSPLLSDIDTSIFEEIAGSTLDCQNLMDTQETSEATSDYGSTGGELSNFSSSDSEEEEIDVVTVVRCPSSPSPMPSLAELSVRQQKREEEQRALQRHHIEIQLQHNYAAPCPASPPPPSSSSHKRSRGGDGSLRFHHSSRSSSSSSSRLHHHSTRNSAEAEDEEERRRTHNVMERQRRNELKNCFVRLRDNVPEVSHNDKASKVVILKKARDCIYSLEDESHRLQSRRDKLRARQDALKARLQQLRS, from the exons ATGTTGCAAAGCTTCGCTCAGTCGCAGGACTGGCTCTCCAGCGAGCCGCTGCTCTTTGACGACGAGTTCTGCCAGAGCCTGATGAAGGACCTGCAGTCGCTGCCGACGCCGCCGCAGTCTCCACCGATGAAGAGCGGCCTGGGCGGCGCCAAGCCGCTGTCCAAGGAGGACCAGCTGAGCTACGTGTCGGACATCCTGCTGGAGGACCACGACATGCAGCTCAACTGGAACTGCGACTTCTTCCGCCACTCGGCTGCGGCGGAGAAGGAGGGTGAGCCCAGCCAGCCGTGCTCGCCGCTGGAGGACGGCGGCGAGGACTGCCTGTGGCACTGCCTGGTCGCAGACAAGAGTCTGGAGGAGAAGCTGGTCTCGTCTGTGCTGGGCTCCAGCCCGCTGCTGTCGGACATTGACACCAGCATCTTTGAGGAGATCGCTGGGTCCACGCTGGACTGCCAGAACCTGATGGACACGCAGGAGACCAGTGAGGCCACGTCGGACTACGGGTCCACCGGCGGCGAGCTGTCCAACTTCTCATCCAGTGACTCTG aagaagaagaaatcgaCGTGGTGACGGTCGTGCGCTGTCCCTCTAGCCCCTCCCCCATGCCCTCATTGGCTGAGCTTTCTGTGCGGCAGCAGAAGCGGGAAGAGGAGCAGCGCGCTCTACAGCGCCACCACATTGAGATCCAGCTGCAGCACAACTACGCGGCGCCTTGTCCGGcctcgccgccgccgccgtcctCCTCGTCCCACAAGCGGTCGCGGGGCGGCGACGGCTCTCTGCGCTTCCACCACTCGTCCCGCAGctcgtcctcctcgtcgtcGCGGCTCCACCACCACTCCACCCGGAACTCGGCCGAGgcggaggacgaggaggagcgGCGGCGGACGCACAACGTGATGGAGCGGCAGCGGCGTAACGAGCTGAAGAACTGCTTTGTGCGCCTCCGCGACAACGTTCCCGAAGTGTCGCACAACGATAAGGCGTCCAAGGTGGTGATCCTGAAGAAGGCCAGGGACTGCATCTACAGCCTGGAGGACGAGTCGCACAGACTTCAGTCCCGCAGAGACAAACTGAGAGCCCGACAGGACGCGCTCAAAGCTCGGCTGCAGCAGCTACGCAGCTAA